A window of Rhodococcus sp. SGAir0479 contains these coding sequences:
- a CDS encoding DNA-formamidopyrimidine glycosylase family protein: MPEGDTVWQAAQRLDAALTGHTLTECDVRVPRYATVDLTGLRVDETVARGKHLLTRVGEFTIHTHLKMEGVWHVYPRGARWKRPAHQARIILGTDDTVAVGFALGITEVIERAHEGDVVGYLGPDLLGPDWDADAATANLVAAGDRPIGEALLDQRIMAGIGNVYRNEICFLRGVDPRTPTARVPDLPRTVDLAYRLLQANRARVARVTTGDRRPGRRSWVYGRGGKPCLRCGTTIVAGELGETPGRERSIFYCPRCQPPR; this comes from the coding sequence GTGCCCGAGGGAGACACCGTCTGGCAGGCGGCGCAGCGGCTCGACGCCGCGCTCACCGGCCACACACTGACCGAGTGCGACGTCCGGGTCCCGCGGTACGCCACCGTCGACCTCACGGGCCTGCGGGTGGACGAGACCGTGGCCAGGGGCAAGCATCTGCTCACCCGCGTCGGTGAGTTCACGATTCACACCCACCTGAAGATGGAGGGGGTGTGGCACGTGTATCCCCGCGGCGCGCGCTGGAAACGCCCCGCCCATCAGGCCCGGATCATCCTCGGGACCGACGACACGGTGGCCGTCGGGTTCGCGCTCGGGATCACCGAGGTGATCGAGCGTGCCCACGAGGGGGACGTCGTGGGATATCTCGGACCCGACCTCCTCGGCCCCGACTGGGATGCCGACGCCGCGACGGCCAACCTGGTGGCCGCGGGCGATCGCCCGATCGGCGAGGCCCTCCTGGACCAGCGGATCATGGCCGGGATCGGCAACGTGTACCGCAACGAGATCTGTTTCCTGCGCGGCGTCGACCCGCGTACCCCCACCGCGCGGGTCCCGGACCTGCCTCGCACGGTCGACCTCGCGTACCGGCTCCTGCAGGCCAACCGGGCCCGGGTCGCGCGGGTCACCACCGGCGATCGTCGGCCCGGCCGGCGCAGCTGGGTGTACGGGCGCGGGGGCAAGCCGTGCCTGCGATGCGGAACGACGATCGTGGCCGGCGAGCTCGGGGAGACGCCCGGGCGCGAACGGTCGATCTTCTACTGCCCCCGGTGTCAGCCGCCGCGCTGA
- a CDS encoding TetR/AcrR family transcriptional regulator: MATERRTSAGRGIEERRAARRDALLAAGVDLLGAGDGAAVGVRAVCRAAALTERYFYESFSDRDEFVRAVYDHVGRQAQEALVGALGSPRSPGERAAAAVTAFVELMVDHPARGRILLLAPLTEPALGGQGLELAPAFVLLVHEQLSHITDPDERQMTAVGLVGALTSLFIGLLDGTITAPRDRFVAHCVTLLAAAGQRGG; encoded by the coding sequence GTGGCGACCGAGCGGCGCACGTCGGCCGGCAGGGGCATCGAGGAGCGTCGTGCCGCGCGGCGTGACGCACTGCTCGCCGCGGGTGTCGACCTCCTCGGAGCCGGGGACGGGGCCGCGGTCGGCGTGCGTGCGGTGTGCCGCGCCGCCGCGCTCACCGAACGGTATTTCTACGAGAGTTTCTCCGACCGAGACGAATTCGTGCGAGCCGTGTACGACCACGTCGGTCGGCAGGCGCAGGAGGCGCTCGTCGGAGCGCTCGGTTCGCCGCGGTCACCAGGGGAGCGGGCCGCGGCGGCCGTGACCGCGTTCGTGGAACTGATGGTGGACCACCCGGCCCGCGGTCGAATTCTGCTGTTGGCACCGCTGACGGAACCGGCCCTCGGCGGGCAGGGCCTCGAACTCGCGCCGGCCTTCGTGCTGTTGGTGCACGAGCAGCTGTCACACATCACGGACCCGGACGAGCGGCAGATGACCGCCGTCGGGCTGGTGGGCGCGTTGACCAGCTTGTTCATCGGACTTCTCGACGGCACCATCACCGCGCCCCGGGACCGCTTCGTCGCGCACTGCGTCACGCTGCTCGCGGCGGCGGGTCAGCGCGGCGGCTGA